A single genomic interval of Portunus trituberculatus isolate SZX2019 chromosome 41, ASM1759143v1, whole genome shotgun sequence harbors:
- the LOC123516722 gene encoding uncharacterized protein K02A2.6-like, translating to MCCPNGWKLVLCSSRHLTAAEKNYSTLEGEALAIAWCLKKTHLFLLGCKNLTFITDHKALTKIFGDKELKDIHNPRILNIKERTLMYNFRVKYIKGKSNCAADALSRYPALASAPEDSDEADDEAVCAVMVAAAADASTDDVGHVVDLRHVEEEAVRDEEYRLLHECVANDGWAALRRTVLANLHAGHQGRDSMLRRARQSVYWPGIDAEVEQKRRQCQVCEMHTPSQPAEPLLPTPPPQLPFQQAVADLFQLQGNVYIAYADRLTGWLEVEHLSGEATSSRLITLFRRWFTRFGIPEELSCDGGTNLTSHESRRFFEDWRVTLRISSSHYAQSNGRAEAAYLNTPLHGLDASPAQLLTGRQLRDAIPIESSHYLINEQLGRTLRDWERAMIHTSVNSSIRHDQQVHSLTPLRPGQRACIQNPSSGRWDRVGTMLKLSAPRQYLLRLDGSGRASIRNRRHLRPLTGEPQLSDDSTESPTPVRVTTPQPRRTQRAPRHLDDYFLNSPV from the exons ATGTGCTGCCCAAACGGATGGAAGCTAGTCCTCTGCAGCAGCCGGCACCTGACCGCGGCCGAAAAGAACTACAGCACACTGGAGGGAGAGGCACTCGCGATAGCCTGGTGTCTCAAGAAGACCCACTTGTTCCTCTTAGGCTGCAAAAACCTAACCTTCATCACCGATCATAAGGCGCTCACCAAAATCTTCGGTGACAAGGAGCTGAAGGACATTCACAACCCCCGCATCCTCAACATCAAAGAAAGGACCCTGATGTATAACTTCCGGGTCAAGTACATCAAGGGGAAAAGCAACTGCGCCGCGGACGCTCTCTCGCGCTACCCAGCATTAGCAAGCGCACCAGAGGACTCAGACGAGGCTGACGATGAAGCAGTGTGCGCTGTCATGGTCGCCGCGGCAGCAGACGCCTCTACGGACGATGTGGGTCATGTGGTAGACCTACgtcatgtggaggaggaggcagtcagAGATGAGGAATATCGGCTCCTCCATGAGTGCGTGGCCAATGATGGTTGGG CCGCCCTCAGACGCACCGTGCTCGCCAATCTCCACGCCGGTCATCAAGGCAGAGACTCAATGCTTCGCAGAGCCAGGCAGTCTGTATACTGGCCCGGCATCGACGCAGAAGTGGAGCAAAAACGACGCCAGTGCCAGGTGTGCGAGATGCACACGCCCTCTCAGCCAGCCGAGCCGCTCCTGCCCACCCCACCACCCCAGTTACCGTTTCAACAAGCCGTGGCCGACCTGTTTCAGCTACAAGGCAATGTGTACATCGCCTACGCCGACCGGCTGACAGGCTGGCTAGAAGTGGAACACCTGTCTGGGGAAGCCACCAGCTCCCGCCTCATCACGTTGTTCCGGCGGTGGTTCACACGCTTCGGCATCCCTGAAGAGCTCTCATGTGACGGGGGCACCAACCTCACTAGCCACGAGTCAAGAAGGTTCTTCGAGGACTGGCGCGTCACCCTACGAATCTCATCATCCCACTACGCCCAATCTAATGGGCGTGCAGAAGCAGCT TACCTGAACACACCCCTGCACGGCCTCGACGCATCCCCAGCGCAGCTGCTGACAGGCAGACAGCTGCGAGATGCCATACCCATAGAGAGCTCTCACTACCTCATCAACGAGCAGTTGGGCAGAACACTGCGCGATTGGGAACGTGCCATGATCCACACATCAGTCAACTCATCAATACGGCATGACCAGCAAGTCCACAGTCTGACACCCTTGAGGCCCGGGCAGCGAGCATGCATCCAAAACCCATCTAGCGGGCGGTGGGATCGGGTGGGAACCATGCTCAAGCTGTCCGCACCCCGCCAGTATCTTCTACGACTAGACGGCAGTGGGAGAGCGTCCATACGGAATAGACGTCATCTTCGTCCTCTTACCGGTGAACCACAGCTGTCAGATGACTCAACTGAATCCCCTACACCTGTGCGcgtcaccacaccacagcccCGTCGCACCCAGCGAGCACCAAGGCACCTTGATGATTATTTCTTGAACTCTCCTGTGTAG